In the genome of Deinococcus sp. YIM 77859, one region contains:
- a CDS encoding IS5 family transposase (programmed frameshift), with amino-acid sequence MGRTDLTEQQWANLAPLLPPHPKRGHAYKDHRVVLNGIIWRQKTGAPWRDIPERYGPWQTCHDRFTRWSRNGVWAEILAALQLQADAEGKIDWEGAAVDSTHVKAHRSAVGARKEPARLGKKGALEDEWLGISRGGRTTKIHILSDGNRRPLSILVSAGQASDPTYLAPLLDAVRVGRPGPGRPRKRPTTVRMDRAYGARKYRRVLRERKIRCVCPERKDAQQARLRKGRRGGRPPQFDAQAYEGRHVVECAFNRLKDFRAIATRYDKRGHQFLAGVHVACILLWL; translated from the exons ATGGGACGGACAGATTTGACCGAGCAGCAGTGGGCCAACTTGGCCCCCCTGCTGCCACCCCACCCCAAACGCGGCCACGCGTACAAGGACCACCGGGTCGTCTTGAACGGCATCATTTGGCGCCAGAAGACGGGGGCACCCTGGCGAGATATTCCTGAGCGGTATGGGCCATGGCAGACCTGTCATGACCGCTTCACCCGCTGGTCGCGTAACGGGGTCTGGGCCGAGATCTTGGCCGCCCTGCAACTGCAAGCGGATGCTGAGGGAAAAATTGATTGGGAGGGTGCAGCCGTGGACAGCACCCACGTCAAAGCCCACCGCAGCGCGGTGGGCGCACGCAAAGAACCCGCCAGGCTGG GAAAAAAGGGGGCGCTCGAGGACGAGTGGCTCGGCATCAGTCGGGGAGGACGTACCACCAAAATCCACATCCTGAGCGACGGAAACCGACGCCCCCTCAGCATCCTGGTGTCGGCGGGACAGGCCAGCGATCCCACCTACCTGGCGCCTCTCCTGGACGCCGTGCGGGTGGGGCGTCCCGGTCCGGGACGCCCCCGAAAGCGTCCCACGACCGTACGGATGGACCGGGCGTACGGTGCGCGGAAATACCGACGTGTACTCCGAGAGCGGAAGATCAGATGCGTGTGTCCAGAGCGCAAAGATGCGCAACAAGCGCGTCTTCGCAAGGGGCGTCGGGGGGGAAGACCGCCTCAATTTGACGCACAAGCTTACGAAGGCCGTCACGTCGTGGAATGTGCCTTCAACCGACTCAAGGATTTTCGCGCCATTGCCACGCGGTACGACAAGCGTGGACACCAGTTTTTAGCCGGTGTCCACGTTGCTTGCATCCTTCTGTGGCTCTAG
- a CDS encoding MFS transporter, whose translation MSGAATHSSWSANLHLLRQRDFAILWAAQTFSGFGDNIFRVAQVALLLKLGGSAAALSALLLVSVVPGLLLALLGGALADRVDRRRLLIAANIVRGILMAVVAGLVMTGAAQLAHLYILALLYGGISAFTNPAFDALLPGIVKREQLQNANAMFLLGDNVAAIAGPALGGLLLTVSGVAGAAVLNAVSFFVLVVGLLYLHPAPLHRDDQGRSSLFRDIGKGLQYARSNGTLLGFLTLFAAINISGATLAVSLPLYVTEQLDLSPGMYGVFLTTMNIGILLGITIIGAVRVRHRGRLITGSIFAMGAFGYLLLGASRELWIGLLAVAIIDGLSMVPNILYPAWVQASVPDEYRGRVFGLTGVVSYSLVPVGFVLAGAATTTFGPAGAIMAAGVLLVAVALGSLLVPALRQLD comes from the coding sequence GTGAGTGGAGCTGCGACCCACTCCTCGTGGTCTGCGAACCTGCACCTCTTGCGGCAGCGCGACTTCGCGATCCTGTGGGCCGCGCAGACCTTCTCGGGCTTTGGCGACAACATCTTCCGGGTGGCGCAGGTCGCGTTGCTGCTCAAACTGGGTGGGTCCGCAGCGGCCCTCAGTGCTCTCCTTTTGGTGTCCGTGGTTCCTGGCCTGCTGCTGGCCCTACTTGGGGGTGCCCTGGCGGACCGGGTTGACCGCCGCCGCCTGCTGATCGCGGCCAACATTGTCCGGGGAATCCTGATGGCTGTAGTCGCGGGCTTGGTCATGACAGGGGCCGCGCAACTCGCGCATCTCTACATCCTCGCCCTGCTGTACGGCGGCATTAGCGCCTTCACAAACCCCGCCTTCGACGCACTTCTCCCCGGCATCGTCAAACGGGAGCAACTTCAGAATGCCAATGCGATGTTCCTCCTGGGGGACAACGTTGCGGCCATTGCGGGACCCGCCCTGGGTGGCCTGCTGCTCACCGTATCCGGTGTGGCCGGTGCCGCAGTCCTGAACGCCGTTTCCTTCTTCGTGCTGGTGGTCGGGTTGCTGTACTTGCACCCAGCTCCATTGCATCGAGACGACCAGGGCCGTTCCTCCCTCTTCCGTGACATTGGAAAGGGGCTTCAGTACGCCCGCTCAAACGGCACCCTGCTGGGATTCCTCACCCTATTTGCCGCCATCAACATCAGTGGCGCGACGCTGGCGGTCAGTCTCCCGCTGTATGTTACGGAGCAGCTAGACCTGAGTCCTGGAATGTACGGCGTCTTCCTGACCACCATGAATATAGGCATCCTCCTCGGCATCACGATCATAGGTGCCGTGCGGGTGCGTCATCGTGGCCGGCTCATTACAGGAAGTATTTTCGCGATGGGTGCGTTCGGTTACCTGCTGCTCGGCGCGTCACGTGAACTGTGGATAGGTCTCCTCGCCGTGGCAATCATTGATGGGTTGAGCATGGTGCCCAACATTCTTTACCCAGCCTGGGTGCAGGCGAGCGTCCCTGATGAATACCGTGGGAGGGTGTTCGGCCTGACGGGCGTGGTCAGTTACAGCTTGGTCCCGGTTGGCTTCGTTCTCGCTGGGGCAGCGACGACCACCTTTGGCCCAGCAGGAGCCATCATGGCTGCTGGCGTCCTGCTCGTCGCTGTCGCTCTGGGGAGTCTCCTCGTTCCCGCATTGCGGCAACTGGACTGA
- a CDS encoding IS3 family transposase (programmed frameshift): MKGKRYTEQQILDILGQVEAGGAISEVARTHGLAITTLYRWKARYGGMTKDETKRFRLLEEENRRLKKLVADLALDNQMLKEVGGKKVVTPEATPQAQTPVKKQMVGFLRREFQVSERRACQVLGFWRSTQRHNSPKKEGERVLIDRLRVLAQERPRFGYRRLHTLLRREGTQVNHKRVYRLYRAEGLAVRQKGRKKLTGRQRVQKPEVSAPNQRWSMDFMSDQLASGQRFRVFNVVDDFTRENLVMHIGTSITGADVVRRLTEVVAVRGCPTSITTDNGPEFISKALDQWTHELGIAHVFITPGKPMENAYIESFNGRVRDECLNLHWFQSLPEARLVIAAWREDYNQVRPHSSLDGQSPNEFARLQKAG, from the exons ATGAAGGGGAAACGGTACACCGAGCAGCAGATTCTGGACATCCTCGGCCAGGTTGAGGCTGGGGGAGCGATCAGTGAGGTCGCCAGGACGCATGGTTTGGCCATCACCACCCTGTACCGCTGGAAGGCGCGCTACGGGGGGATGACCAAAGACGAAACCAAGAGGTTTCGTCTGCTGGAGGAGGAAAACCGCCGCCTGAAGAAGCTAGTCGCGGACCTGGCACTGGACAATCAGATGCTCAAGGAGGTGG GTGGGAAAAAAGTGGTGACGCCTGAGGCCACGCCCCAGGCGCAAACACCCGTCAAGAAGCAGATGGTGGGGTTCCTGCGCCGTGAATTCCAGGTCAGTGAGCGCCGGGCCTGCCAGGTACTGGGCTTCTGGCGTTCGACCCAGAGGCATAACAGCCCTAAAAAGGAGGGTGAACGAGTTCTGATTGACCGTCTGCGGGTCCTGGCGCAAGAACGTCCCCGCTTCGGATACCGGCGGCTCCATACGCTGCTCAGGCGCGAAGGGACACAGGTCAATCACAAGCGCGTATACCGCCTGTACCGAGCAGAGGGACTCGCAGTCCGGCAAAAGGGGCGCAAGAAGCTGACGGGAAGGCAGCGGGTGCAGAAACCTGAGGTTTCTGCACCCAATCAGCGATGGAGCATGGACTTCATGTCCGACCAGCTCGCCTCCGGACAGCGTTTTCGCGTCTTCAACGTCGTGGACGACTTCACTCGCGAGAACCTAGTCATGCACATCGGGACCTCGATCACCGGGGCGGATGTGGTGCGTCGCCTGACCGAGGTGGTGGCCGTGAGGGGTTGCCCGACGAGCATCACCACGGACAACGGCCCCGAATTCATCAGCAAGGCCTTGGATCAGTGGACCCATGAGTTGGGCATCGCCCACGTCTTCATCACACCGGGGAAACCCATGGAGAACGCTTACATCGAGAGTTTCAATGGGAGGGTGCGGGATGAGTGCCTGAATCTCCACTGGTTTCAAAGCCTTCCCGAGGCACGACTGGTCATTGCCGCCTGGCGCGAGGATTACAACCAAGTCAGACCGCATAGCAGTCTGGACGGCCAGTCACCGAACGAGTTCGCCCGCCTGCAAAAGGCGGGCTGA
- a CDS encoding bacterial transcriptional activator domain-containing protein gives MCNRTGPGNGGHVKWAREEREQLRRWVTQVGLETMERWFQGGEYENCIQLAERLLPLDPLDEALHIFLLNATWHVRGELGARHLYRHSAATFIREVGEVPPSLSNLERHWRTLH, from the coding sequence ATTTGCAATCGGACTGGACCGGGAAACGGGGGGCACGTCAAGTGGGCGCGGGAGGAGCGTGAACAGTTGCGGCGATGGGTGACACAAGTCGGGTTGGAAACGATGGAACGGTGGTTCCAGGGAGGCGAGTACGAGAACTGCATTCAACTTGCTGAGCGCCTGCTCCCCCTGGACCCACTTGATGAGGCCCTGCACATCTTTCTGCTCAACGCCACTTGGCATGTGCGGGGAGAGCTTGGTGCGCGGCACCTGTACCGTCACAGCGCCGCCACCTTCATTCGCGAGGTCGGTGAAGTGCCGCCCAGCCTGTCCAACCTGGAGCGGCACTGGCGAACGCTGCATTAA
- a CDS encoding IS1 family transposase (programmed frameshift), with translation MPECPACQSIQTVKNGKAKNGTQTYVCKVCGRRFHPEAHPVAHSEATRKQILDAVQERLSLRGVQRVFGVHRNTVIRWIKKGASEVRQTGTVCLTPPEELVVELDELWTFVGKKKQARWLWIALERGTRKVLAWVLGDRSEQTAFELWDRLPLSPEQRLKGTFCTDLWRAYDEPLLGVKRLTRKGETNHVERLNCTLRQRLGRLVRRSLSFSKSDDMLEASLTLAFHRYNLSR, from the exons GTGCCCGAGTGCCCAGCCTGTCAAAGCATCCAAACGGTCAAAAACGGAAAAGCCAAAAACGGCACCCAGACGTACGTATGTAAGGTCTGTGGTCGTCGCTTCCACCCGGAGGCCCACCCTGTCGCTCATAGTGAAGCGACCCGGAAACAAATTCTCGATGCCGTCCAGGAGCGGCTGAGCCTGAGAGGCGTACAGCGGGTGTTTGGTGTTCACCGCAACACCGTCATCCGGTGGATCA AAAAGGGGGCCTCCGAAGTGAGGCAGACCGGTACGGTCTGCCTCACCCCTCCCGAAGAACTGGTGGTTGAGCTGGATGAGTTATGGACTTTCGTGGGCAAGAAAAAGCAGGCCAGGTGGCTGTGGATCGCTCTGGAGCGCGGCACCCGGAAGGTGCTGGCCTGGGTCCTGGGCGACCGGAGTGAGCAAACGGCGTTCGAGCTGTGGGACCGCTTGCCGCTGTCCCCGGAACAGCGGCTGAAGGGTACGTTTTGCACGGACCTCTGGCGAGCCTACGACGAGCCGCTCCTGGGAGTGAAGCGGCTGACCCGTAAGGGCGAAACCAACCATGTCGAACGCCTCAATTGCACGCTCAGACAACGCTTGGGTCGCCTGGTCCGCAGGTCGTTGTCCTTCTCAAAGTCGGACGACATGCTCGAAGCCAGCTTGACCCTTGCCTTCCACCGCTACAACCTGTCACGTTGA
- a CDS encoding M12 family metallopeptidase, translating into MKNRNLLRSIPVALALLLASCNQAGVSTPATAGPSKGTLPDESVMLSPKGMPVTKTSTAGLRQLSSDLADKLTAEGWVEHTFSNGETLLYRNLRGYAAYGDEVIAPSENMPEYVQYVEDFISGKTPMSTQSIGLNPDGCSVRTLFCAIRTTAYMWAGKRVDYYYAPGFTESQINQLEQQVAEWNASNTAIKWYRSFTPSGNMVSVNPVNVTEYCGQAYVGYQGRVAFTGPNFININVGYGCENASTGTMQHEMGHVVGLPHEQDRCDRDNYVRVTANTAKRCGEDFRYYENFDYDSIMLYESPHVYGVTPKGPYVGTFSEYLPRKFKLSAGDIKTINGIYLSPSNPRP; encoded by the coding sequence ATGAAGAACCGTAACCTGCTCCGTTCCATTCCGGTGGCTTTGGCGCTCTTGCTGGCTTCCTGTAATCAAGCGGGAGTCTCCACTCCCGCCACGGCAGGGCCTTCCAAGGGCACCTTGCCCGATGAAAGCGTGATGCTGAGTCCAAAAGGTATGCCCGTGACCAAAACCAGCACCGCCGGGTTGCGGCAACTCTCATCGGACCTCGCCGATAAGCTCACGGCGGAGGGGTGGGTCGAACACACCTTCTCCAACGGGGAAACCCTGCTGTACAGGAACTTGCGCGGGTACGCCGCCTATGGCGATGAGGTCATTGCGCCCAGCGAAAACATGCCGGAGTATGTCCAGTACGTAGAAGACTTCATTTCCGGCAAGACGCCCATGAGTACGCAGAGCATCGGCCTGAATCCGGACGGTTGCTCTGTGCGCACGCTGTTCTGCGCGATCCGAACCACCGCCTACATGTGGGCGGGCAAGCGGGTGGACTACTACTATGCGCCCGGCTTCACGGAAAGCCAGATCAACCAACTGGAACAGCAGGTTGCCGAGTGGAACGCCTCCAACACCGCCATCAAGTGGTACAGGTCATTCACGCCTAGCGGCAACATGGTGAGTGTGAATCCCGTCAACGTGACGGAATACTGCGGCCAGGCATACGTGGGCTACCAAGGTAGAGTGGCCTTTACCGGCCCCAACTTCATCAATATCAATGTCGGTTATGGCTGCGAGAATGCCTCGACAGGCACGATGCAGCATGAAATGGGCCACGTCGTCGGCCTGCCTCACGAGCAGGACCGGTGTGACCGCGACAACTATGTGAGGGTCACCGCCAATACCGCGAAGAGGTGTGGGGAAGACTTCCGGTACTACGAGAACTTCGACTACGATTCCATCATGCTCTATGAATCCCCTCACGTCTACGGTGTTACGCCGAAAGGCCCATACGTAGGGACATTCTCTGAATACCTGCCCCGGAAATTCAAGTTGAGCGCAGGCGATATCAAGACCATCAACGGCATCTACCTCAGCCCCTCGAACCCCCGGCCTTGA
- a CDS encoding WYL domain-containing protein, translated as MTSAAEAVVVRLRFTPAAGFQVLKGQYLQLIDALILVDGSVEFDIHVPPEGNGLSGEQLTWLLSWGKRVEVLDPPAARQAWLSRLLLSETTDDPSALSAPS; from the coding sequence GTGACCTCAGCGGCTGAAGCGGTGGTGGTACGGCTGCGCTTCACCCCAGCTGCGGGCTTTCAGGTGTTGAAAGGCCAGTATCTTCAGCTGATCGATGCCCTGATTCTGGTAGATGGCAGCGTCGAATTCGACATTCATGTGCCCCCGGAAGGGAACGGTCTGTCCGGTGAACAGCTGACCTGGCTGCTTTCCTGGGGCAAGCGCGTGGAGGTGCTCGACCCGCCCGCTGCTCGTCAGGCCTGGCTCTCCAGGTTGCTCCTTTCGGAGACGACGGACGACCCCAGCGCCTTATCAGCGCCGTCATAA
- a CDS encoding BTAD domain-containing putative transcriptional regulator, producing the protein MARTALVRARRLARAPRDGAFLKWREGSWRASQGDRAGLGLLEEAVSFFEERALRREALWSRLHLAEARERFGQGESCAASLSEAADLVAASVTPPTLVAELRLTPRVTAWLESLPSGAYERLHLLKEDVQNLRQVNLKTLGGAEVLIDGQSVRLRLKRVVEVLAYLLKSGGASLAEVQRNLFPDVRPAQAKSYFHQIRLHIKERIPGLSVPFDEVRGTYAVRSEGVRLTWDVQILTAELARPQDSLLKILERYELDFLKDADSVWATEERERLRRWVTQVALETMDGWYRTGQFEKCVSLAERLLPLDPLDEALHEFLIQATLETRGRAAAYQSYLNSAETFRREVDEVPPRLQALGEDIRKRPFN; encoded by the coding sequence ATGGCGCGAACCGCGCTCGTCCGGGCCAGACGGCTGGCCAGAGCGCCCCGCGACGGGGCCTTTCTAAAGTGGCGGGAGGGAAGCTGGCGAGCCTCTCAGGGGGATCGGGCAGGGTTGGGCCTCCTGGAGGAGGCCGTGAGTTTCTTCGAGGAGCGGGCACTGCGACGGGAGGCGCTCTGGTCAAGGCTCCATCTGGCCGAGGCGCGGGAGCGGTTTGGACAGGGGGAAAGCTGTGCAGCTTCGCTCAGCGAAGCTGCCGATCTGGTGGCCGCCTCCGTGACGCCGCCGACATTGGTGGCCGAACTTCGCCTGACGCCACGAGTCACCGCATGGCTGGAGAGCCTACCGTCTGGAGCCTATGAACGCCTCCACCTGCTGAAGGAAGACGTTCAAAATCTCCGCCAGGTGAACCTCAAAACCCTTGGTGGCGCGGAGGTGCTGATCGATGGGCAGAGCGTCCGTCTGCGGCTGAAGCGCGTCGTGGAAGTGCTGGCCTACCTGCTGAAGAGTGGGGGAGCTAGCCTGGCGGAGGTGCAACGCAACCTCTTCCCCGACGTGAGACCCGCGCAGGCCAAGAGCTATTTCCATCAGATCCGACTGCATATCAAGGAACGGATTCCGGGGCTGAGCGTCCCTTTTGATGAAGTGCGTGGAACCTATGCGGTACGCTCTGAGGGCGTACGTTTAACGTGGGATGTTCAGATATTGACGGCAGAATTGGCTCGACCGCAAGATTCGCTTTTAAAGATTCTGGAGCGGTACGAGCTGGACTTTTTGAAGGACGCAGACAGCGTCTGGGCGACGGAGGAGCGTGAACGGTTGCGAAGATGGGTAACACAGGTGGCGTTGGAGACGATGGATGGCTGGTACCGTACCGGCCAGTTCGAGAAGTGCGTGAGCCTGGCCGAGCGGCTGTTGCCGCTCGACCCCCTGGATGAGGCCCTGCACGAATTCCTGATCCAGGCCACCCTGGAAACACGTGGCCGCGCTGCCGCCTACCAGTCGTACTTGAACAGCGCCGAGACCTTCCGCCGTGAAGTGGATGAAGTGCCGCCGCGCTTGCAAGCGCTGGGCGAAGACATTCGGAAACGCCCGTTCAACTGA
- a CDS encoding tyrosine-type recombinase/integrase: MDAPTLQTQAERFLADLKRSPQTVRAYRADLRHLTGWLQETGHLLERETLANYFAAHSHWAPATRSRKQTALERFCRWALQHDLLDRDPTLHLEHPRLPPPHPRGLRREEIERIFAAIPPEQVRDALLFRLVFETGLRIGEALGIHVEDLDLTRGDEHLTVIGKGSRKRTVLLDDPRLVNLLRRYLRTLGYTHGPLFQARKNGRGGPLRYQSVQERWQGYAGRAGVTCTLHQLRHSHATELVNGGVSLATIRKRLGHQHIQTTLRYAEVSDQTADMEMRQWRRKNLGYRH, encoded by the coding sequence GTGGATGCACCCACTCTCCAGACCCAGGCGGAACGCTTTCTGGCGGACTTGAAGCGCAGTCCGCAGACGGTCCGCGCGTATCGCGCGGACCTGCGCCACCTGACCGGCTGGTTGCAGGAGACGGGACACCTGCTGGAACGAGAAACCCTGGCGAACTACTTTGCAGCCCATTCGCACTGGGCACCTGCAACGCGCAGCCGGAAGCAGACGGCCCTGGAACGGTTCTGCCGCTGGGCACTGCAACATGACCTGCTGGATCGCGATCCCACCCTCCACCTGGAACATCCCCGCCTGCCGCCCCCGCATCCGCGAGGGTTGCGGCGGGAGGAGATCGAGCGCATCTTTGCGGCGATTCCGCCGGAACAGGTGCGGGACGCTCTGCTGTTCCGACTGGTCTTCGAGACGGGGCTGCGAATCGGTGAGGCGCTGGGCATCCACGTGGAAGACCTCGACCTGACACGGGGTGACGAACACCTGACGGTGATCGGCAAGGGCAGCCGGAAGCGGACGGTCCTGCTGGACGATCCCAGACTGGTGAACCTGCTGCGGCGCTACCTGCGGACACTGGGATACACCCATGGCCCTCTGTTCCAGGCCAGGAAAAACGGACGTGGGGGACCGTTGCGCTACCAGAGCGTGCAGGAACGCTGGCAGGGGTACGCAGGGCGTGCCGGGGTGACCTGCACGCTGCACCAACTCCGACATAGCCATGCGACGGAGTTGGTGAACGGCGGCGTGAGCCTGGCAACGATCAGGAAACGGCTGGGCCACCAACACATTCAGACCACCCTGCGGTACGCGGAGGTCAGCGATCAGACGGCGGATATGGAAATGCGTCAGTGGCGGAGGAAAAATCTGGGGTACCGCCACTGA
- a CDS encoding transposase has product MCDLKFRGERASILADALLSVPTSPYQQRSLEAALGLFLDLKTKTALHRAQTVSASALSRLLNVYEWDTAECWATLVQAQWEALLLAARRKHHPRLRLCVDLTSVPKTGRELPFVRVYNEVYGIHLVVLYAVYGDLKFPVGYRVYRGKGFPSPVRLALELLATVPAEVSRRFDVWVLADSGFESANFLQGVRDLGFEFVVGVRSTRRTDHPGHVTVEDCEHGSWVNLANWPWETLTLARVDRGERTFFSVASQLLPGDCVAREGARRWAIESFFKEAKHGFGLSRFALRTAQGLDRWVLLVFAAFTLSMLCRADTLSLEQAAEVAARVALPLLVVQRLAVQVWRDEEFLRQHGYSLTLSRCKT; this is encoded by the coding sequence GTGTGCGACCTCAAGTTTCGCGGGGAGCGCGCCTCCATTCTGGCAGACGCGCTTCTGTCCGTCCCCACCAGTCCGTATCAGCAGCGCAGCCTGGAGGCTGCGCTGGGCCTCTTCCTCGACCTCAAGACGAAAACAGCCCTGCACCGCGCCCAGACGGTCAGTGCCAGTGCCCTGAGTCGTCTCCTGAATGTGTACGAGTGGGACACGGCTGAGTGCTGGGCAACCCTCGTCCAGGCCCAATGGGAGGCTCTGCTCCTCGCGGCACGGCGCAAACACCACCCACGCTTGCGGCTGTGCGTGGACCTCACCAGCGTCCCGAAAACGGGACGCGAGCTGCCCTTCGTTCGCGTCTACAACGAAGTCTACGGGATTCATCTGGTGGTGCTGTATGCAGTGTACGGCGACCTGAAGTTCCCCGTGGGCTATCGAGTGTACCGGGGGAAGGGGTTCCCTTCCCCCGTCCGGCTCGCCTTGGAGTTGCTGGCGACCGTTCCCGCCGAAGTCAGCCGCCGCTTTGATGTCTGGGTGCTGGCGGACAGCGGCTTCGAGTCGGCCAACTTCCTTCAGGGTGTGCGGGACCTGGGCTTCGAGTTCGTGGTCGGTGTGCGTTCCACCCGACGCACCGACCATCCCGGTCACGTCACAGTGGAGGACTGTGAACACGGCAGTTGGGTGAATCTTGCCAACTGGCCCTGGGAGACCTTGACGCTGGCCCGTGTGGACCGAGGGGAACGCACCTTTTTCTCGGTCGCCTCGCAACTGCTCCCGGGCGACTGTGTCGCCCGGGAGGGAGCACGACGCTGGGCCATCGAGTCGTTTTTCAAGGAGGCCAAGCATGGCTTCGGGCTCAGTCGGTTCGCGTTGCGAACCGCGCAGGGACTGGACCGTTGGGTGCTGCTGGTCTTTGCCGCCTTTACCCTGTCGATGCTCTGCCGGGCCGACACCCTCTCGCTGGAACAAGCGGCGGAAGTGGCCGCTCGGGTGGCCCTGCCACTGCTGGTCGTTCAGCGACTCGCTGTACAGGTCTGGCGGGACGAAGAATTCCTGCGCCAGCACGGTTATTCACTCACCCTATCCAGGTGCAAGACCTGA
- a CDS encoding response regulator: protein MSANNQAIQILLVEDNPADILLTEEAFSEAHFPHDLHIAKDGVEALTFLRKEGSHQDKPTPDVILLDLNMPRMSGLELLDVLKADEALRSIPVIVLTTSRAESDIWRSYNLHANAYIPKPVTISEFVDVIKSFENFWFSIVALPPKQRP from the coding sequence ATGAGCGCCAACAACCAAGCGATTCAGATCCTCCTTGTCGAGGACAACCCCGCCGATATTCTCCTGACGGAAGAAGCCTTTAGCGAAGCGCACTTCCCCCATGACCTCCACATAGCCAAAGACGGTGTCGAGGCGCTCACCTTCTTGCGAAAAGAAGGGAGCCATCAGGACAAGCCCACGCCTGACGTGATCCTGCTTGACCTCAATATGCCCCGCATGAGTGGCCTAGAGCTCCTCGATGTTCTCAAAGCCGACGAGGCCCTGCGCAGCATTCCAGTGATTGTCCTCACCACTTCTCGCGCCGAGAGCGATATCTGGCGCAGCTATAACCTGCACGCCAATGCCTATATTCCCAAACCCGTCACCATCAGTGAATTTGTAGATGTCATCAAATCCTTTGAGAACTTTTGGTTCTCCATCGTGGCTCTGCCGCCCAAGCAGCGTCCTTGA
- a CDS encoding MvdC/MvdD family ATP grasp protein, with the protein MEKIILLVTHKRAFEADLIVKLAREKGLPLVRLNQDDYPTRISIDLHFGGEQAGAFFRLPRRTFHSAQVAVAWYQQGYRPVLPERAGPGERLAQSETDAFLRGLWRVLDWPWLNSPERVQGANKLYQLRCAQRQGLGIPGTLVSTAEQAIRDFHAANTGHTIFKTMGTQFLDMQDQTLAAYTHPVDERVLTHLGQASAAPTLFQQQVVKAFEVRSVVVGNAIFSARIESQADASTGVDWRKNPELTQQHLKPYDLPPDIAVKVRALMRDLRLGFGAVDFIVTPQGHHVFLEVNPTGSWNWTQRGTGHPIGDTLLKALAEYL; encoded by the coding sequence ATGGAAAAGATCATTCTGCTGGTCACTCACAAGCGGGCGTTTGAGGCGGACCTGATTGTCAAACTGGCCCGCGAGAAAGGCCTACCACTCGTCCGGCTGAACCAGGACGACTATCCGACCCGTATCAGCATTGACCTGCACTTCGGGGGCGAGCAGGCCGGTGCCTTCTTCCGTCTGCCTCGCCGAACGTTTCACTCTGCACAAGTTGCCGTCGCCTGGTACCAACAGGGCTACCGGCCGGTCCTGCCAGAGAGGGCGGGTCCTGGTGAACGACTGGCGCAGAGCGAGACAGATGCCTTTCTTAGAGGCCTCTGGCGGGTTTTGGACTGGCCCTGGCTCAACTCACCCGAACGCGTCCAGGGTGCGAACAAGCTGTACCAGCTTCGCTGTGCACAGCGGCAAGGTCTAGGCATTCCTGGCACACTCGTCAGCACAGCTGAGCAGGCGATCCGAGACTTCCACGCTGCAAACACTGGCCACACCATCTTCAAGACCATGGGGACACAATTCCTCGACATGCAGGACCAGACGCTCGCCGCGTACACACACCCCGTCGACGAGCGAGTGCTCACGCACCTCGGGCAGGCAAGCGCAGCGCCCACACTCTTCCAGCAGCAGGTAGTCAAGGCGTTCGAAGTCCGCAGTGTGGTCGTGGGGAACGCTATCTTCAGTGCTCGTATCGAGAGCCAGGCGGACGCGAGTACCGGCGTGGACTGGCGGAAAAATCCTGAACTGACGCAGCAGCATCTCAAGCCTTATGATCTTCCACCTGACATTGCGGTGAAGGTGCGTGCCCTGATGCGGGATCTCCGGTTGGGCTTCGGTGCGGTGGACTTCATCGTGACGCCGCAGGGCCACCACGTGTTCCTGGAGGTGAACCCCACGGGTTCCTGGAACTGGACGCAGCGCGGCACCGGCCATCCGATTGGAGACACGCTGCTGAAGGCCCTGGCGGAGTATTTGTGA